The region TTCACGTAGCCCTTTGGCAGCTCCATGGTTGCAAACTCTTTTTCCAGATCCTTTACAATCCCGGCTGCAACCCTCTGTGCATCCTCTTCCGTGGCGCCCGGAGACAACCTTTTATATACCGATTTTGCAATTATCTGCCCCAACACGATAAGTTCCTTATTGTTTGCTCCCTTAAGGTCTCTGGCATCCAGAATGTTTTCGCCAACCCCAAGGATATTTGCTATATGTTTTGCAATGGCTACATTATCTCCCGTAACCATCTTGATGTTTAACCCGAGTTTCTTTGCCTCTTCTATCGTCTCTTTTGAGTCTTCCCGTGGTGGATCAAAAAGCGGAAGCAGGCCTATAAATTCATAATGTTTGTCGTCCGGCTGCTTTATTGCAATCCCCAGTGTTCTGAACCCCTTCTCTGCAAAATCCTCCACCTTTTCCAGTATATCCTGCTTGTCAACCTGATCTCCGCATAACTCAAGTATTACCTGGGAAGCCCCCTTGGTAACTATAAACGTCTTGTCCCCTGACTTTACAGTCGCCTCTGTTCTTTTGCTTACAGGATCAAATGGTGTAAACTTCAGCTGCTGATACTGTTTTAACTCTTTCAGCTTTCCTGTTTTTTTCAGGTACTCAAAAATAGGCATCTCTATCGGGTCCTTATTCTCTTCACTTGAAGCAAGTGCTGCATAAAGCATTAATTCCTCAACGCTATGCCCGTAAAAGGTGACCGGATCAGAGACCGTCATCCTGTTCTGGGTTAATGTTCCCGTCTTGTCGGAACAGAGGACATCAACTCCGGCGAGTTCTTCTATGGAGACGAGGCGGCTTACAATAGCCTGTTTCTTTGCCAGGCTCATAGCCCCGACAGCCATTGTCACGGAGAGCACCGCAGGCAGTGCAACGGGAATTGCGGCGACCGTCAGGATAAGGGTAAACCTCAGTATCTCGATCATATTTTCATGTCTGAACAAGGCAGTGATCAGGATAATTGCGGCGAGGAATATGGTGATGATAATCAGATAATTTCCTATATGGACAACGGCTTTCTGAAAATGACTTTTCTCTTCTCTCTGGGCCCTTGCCACAAGTGCAACGGTTTTACCGAAAAAGGTATTCAGTGCCGTGTTGGTAACTACTGATAACATCTCTCCCTGTTTTATTATGGAATTGGAATATGCGACATCCCCGACTTTTTTGCTGACGGGTAATGACTCACCTGTCAGTGCCGACTGGTCGGCCTGCAGATAATCCCCCTCTACGAGTTTTACATCTGCCGGGACCAGGTCCCCGATTCTTACCTTTATGATGTCTCCGGGGACCAACTCCTTGGCCTCTATTGTCTGAAACTTTCCGTCCCGCAAAACAAGCGCCTGCTTTGCCAGTTTTTCCTTTAATACCTTTAAGGCATTTAATGCCTTTGACTCCTGCCATAAGTCTATGAATGCATTGGTTAGAAGCAGAATCATTATTATTGTGAAATCCTCCCACCTGCGGACTACTGCAGAGAGCAGGGCCGCAACTTCGATCATCGCGGGAATAGGTCCCCAGAAGCGCCTGAAGACCCTGTGAAATGTAGATTCCTCTTTTTCCGGGATTTCATTGTAGCCGTATTGCTCTAATCTCTTTCTGGCCTCCTCTGATGATAGTCCCCTCTCTTTGTCTGTCTGTAGTGCTTTAATCGTTTCATCTACTGATAACTTTTCGTAATCCTCGGTCTTTGCCATCCTTACCTCCTTCGAGCTTCTGTTTAAAGAACAATCTTCGTTCACTGAAGAACAATTCCGCCACTACTACACACAGATAAATTGTACCTATCCATACCAGGCCCTTCGAATATGACCTGTAAAGATAAACGCACAGGACCAGCCATGACAAGAGTGACAGGATAAGGCCTGAAAGGGGTGTAACCATGTTTATACCAATCCTCTTCCGGAGTCTGACGGCTGACAGGTTGATTGCCGCAAAGAGCAGCAGAAAGGTGGAGCTGGCAAATGATGATATGATTGTCAGGTCGGTTGTATTCACAAAGAGCAGTGTCAGCACAGTGAGAAATATAAGGCTCACATAGGGGATATT is a window of Nitrospirota bacterium DNA encoding:
- a CDS encoding plasma-membrane proton-efflux P-type ATPase codes for the protein MAKTEDYEKLSVDETIKALQTDKERGLSSEEARKRLEQYGYNEIPEKEESTFHRVFRRFWGPIPAMIEVAALLSAVVRRWEDFTIIMILLLTNAFIDLWQESKALNALKVLKEKLAKQALVLRDGKFQTIEAKELVPGDIIKVRIGDLVPADVKLVEGDYLQADQSALTGESLPVSKKVGDVAYSNSIIKQGEMLSVVTNTALNTFFGKTVALVARAQREEKSHFQKAVVHIGNYLIIITIFLAAIILITALFRHENMIEILRFTLILTVAAIPVALPAVLSVTMAVGAMSLAKKQAIVSRLVSIEELAGVDVLCSDKTGTLTQNRMTVSDPVTFYGHSVEELMLYAALASSEENKDPIEMPIFEYLKKTGKLKELKQYQQLKFTPFDPVSKRTEATVKSGDKTFIVTKGASQVILELCGDQVDKQDILEKVEDFAEKGFRTLGIAIKQPDDKHYEFIGLLPLFDPPREDSKETIEEAKKLGLNIKMVTGDNVAIAKHIANILGVGENILDARDLKGANNKELIVLGQIIAKSVYKRLSPGATEEDAQRVAAGIVKDLEKEFATMELPKGYVKRHESEIIEVIEDADGFAQVFPEDKYLIVDKLQKAGHIVGMTGDGVNDAPALKKADAGIAVSGATDAARAAADLVLLAPGLSVIIDAIKGARVTFERMKSYSLYRIAETIRVILFMTASIVIFNFYPVTAIMIIILAFLNDLPILAIAYDRTKVDAEPVKWNMAEVMSISTMLGILGVIASFGIFYIAEEYMHLSAPVVQSFIFLKLAVAGHLTIFITRTEDRFWRRPYPAPILLWAAILTKILATLFVVYGWFVAPIGWKYALIVWGYAIAWFVINDFVKVWAYKLLRKDKIIA